GTGTTCCACGCGCCCGCGTCCGTGCTGGAACCACGGTTGTTCGGCGAGGTCCGGCCGTCCGACGAGGTGCATGACGCGTTCGGCGATGGCCTGCGCGCTGGTGGAGACCGCGACCCAACGGCCGTCGCGGGTGCGGTAGGTGTTGCGCGGAGCGTTGCTGCTGGATCGGTTGCCGGTCCGCGGCGGGATGGTGCCGAGCATCTTGTACGCGGTCATCTGCGGACCGAGGATGCTCACGATCGGCTCGATGATGGCCATGTCGATGACTTGGCCGCGCCCGGTCTCGTCCCTGGCCCGCAGCGCGACCATGATCGCGTAGGACATGGCGAGCCCGGCGATCCCGTCGGCCATCGCCAACGGCGGCAGTACCGGTGGCCCGTCCGGTTCGCCGGTGGATGCGGCGAACCCGCTCATCGCTTCGGCGAGCGTGCCGAAGCCCGGCTGCCGCGACATCGGGCCGTGCTGGCCGAACCCGGTCATCCGGGCGACCACGAGCCGCGGGTTGATCGCTTGGAGGTCGGCGGGGGACAGCCCCCACCGTTCCAGCGTTCCTGGCCGGAAGTTCTCGATGAGCACGTCGGCGTCGGCGCAGAGTTCGCGGATGATCAGCTGGCCTTCGGTGGTGGAGAGGTTCACGGCGGCGGTCCGCTTGTTGCGCGCCAGGGTCTTCCACCAAAGACCGACGCCATCGGCAGATGCGCCGTGGCCGCGCGCCGGGTCGCCGCGGGTCGGGTGCTCGATCTTGATCACGTCGGCGCCGAAGTCCGCGAGCAGCATCGCGGCGGACGGCCCGGCGAACAGGGTCGCGGCGTCGATGACGCGTAATCCGGTGAGGCTGGTCATGGAGATGTAACTTATAAGATGCAACTTGTAAGTCAAGGGTTGTTCGTGGTCGAACCGGGAGCGCTCGGGCAGGTGCGGGAGACTGGTCGTCCGTTTCCCGACACGAAGGATGGCGATGCAGTCAGGAGAACCGGCAGTGAACCGGCCACCGATGAGCAAGGCGGACTACGTCTACGACGTGCTGCTGGGCGAGCTGCGCAACGCCAGCATTCCGGGCGGCACGCCGTTGAAGGCGAACTCCATCGCCGAACGCCTCGGTGTCTCGATCACTCCGGTGCGGGAGGCGTTGCGGCGCCTGGAGAAGGACCGCCTGATCAGCTACGAGAGCCACCACGGCGCCACCGTGATCGACCTCAGCGACGACGCGTTGCGGGAGTTCTACGATGTGCGGGCCGTCGTCGAGGGGCTCGGCGCCAAGCTCGCCGCGGAGCGGATCACCGCGGAGCAGCTCGACGAACTCCGCCGCGTGCACCGCTCGATGCTCGACGACGCGGCTCGGGAACGCCACGACCTGCTCGGCGAGCAGAGCCGCCGCTTCCACCTGCTGATCACCGACATCGGTGGACCGGCGTTCCTGGGGCGGCAGGCTCGGGCCATCCGGAACAGCTACCCGGTGCCCGCGGGGGCGTCGCTGTGGCTGGAACCGGTGCGCGCGCAGGGACACCTCGACGCGCACCAGCAGATCATCGACGCGTTCGCCGATCGGGACGGCTACACCGCCGAGCGGATCATGATCGAGCACGTCCGCTTCAGCGGCAGGTACCGCGCCGACCGCGACGTCGGCTGAACCGGCGAGCGACGTCGGGCGGGAAGAGGTCGGCGGTCGTTCGGCGTCGGGTAGCGGCCTTTCGGCCGAGGTTCCGCTCGGGCCGGGCCAGGCATGCTGGCATGCGTCCCACCGGCCCGTCGTCGCAGGGAGTTGGCTCGTAGTGCCGCGTTCGTTCTCGGTCGTCCTCAAGGCGCTTCTCGGCGTGGTGGTGCTGTGCGTCGTCGTTCTGGTGGTGGTCGGGCCGTCGTCGGTGGCGTTGCACGAGGAAGTGCTGCACGCGGAGCGCTCGCAGGATGCCGGGGTGACCTACGAGTACGGCGGGTCGCGGTACTCCAGCGATCTGTACCTGCTGCGGATTCTGCGGCCGACCGGTGTCGAGTACGAGTTGCACCTGGGGCCGCACGCCGAGGTCTCCTACTACCCGGTGGAGGTCGGCTTCGGGGCGGCCGATGAGCCGCGAATTCACGACGTCCGGTGGCTGCCCGATGGTGTCCGGGTGCTCTTCGCGTCGGGGGAGGCGTTGGAAGTGCCCGCCGACAACTTCCGCAGTGTTCGTTGAGGGATGGTGCCATGACGAACACCTGGCCGTCCGCCGGTGCGGGAGTTCTGCCGCTGCCCTCGGGAAAGCTCGTTCGCGGACGCGGGCTGCGGAACCCGCTGCCCGCGGGGCCGATGCCCGATTTCGCGCTGCACCTGCTCGGTCGCCGTCCTGAACCGGCGGAGTGGGAGAGCCGTTGGGTGCGCTGGCCCGACTTCCGGCTTCCGCTGGACCGGTGGGACTTCGCCGATGCCTTGCGCGACTTGCTGGAGCGGGCGAGTGCCGAACGCGTCGAAGTCGCCTGCGGGGGCGGTGTCGGGCGGACGGGAACCGCGCTCGCATGCCTCGCCGTGCTCGACGGCGTTCCGCGCGCGGACGCGGTCGGCTACGTTCGGCGCCACTACTCGCCGCGCGCCGTAGAAACTCCGTGGCAGCGGAGGTTCGTGCGCCGCTGGAGCGCGAGTTGACAGCGCTACACCGTGCGTCAGCGCGAGTCGGTCAGGAAGTCCACGACCAGGGGTGAGGCGATGTCGCGGAACTCGTCGAAGTAGGCGTGGCGGGCTCCCGGCAGAACGTGCTTGGTGGCATGGGGAATTCGCTCCTCCAAGAGGTCGGCGTTGACGACGGGGGCGAAGCGGTCGGCGTGGCCGTGCAAGATCAAGGTGCGGGACTGGATCTCCGACAGGTGGTCCCAGGCGTCGTGCCGGGCGCTGACCCGCAGGTGCAGGCGGGTGGCTCCCGGCGTCATCGACGGGTCGCCGAGGACGGTGCTCTGCTCCGGCGTGCCGGTCCACGCGTCGGTGTACATCAGCTCGAACAGCGCGCGCCGGCGTTGCGCCGGGTCGGGGTTCATCAACGAGCGGCGCACCTGCTGGTCCCGCTCGACCGCGTGCGCGCCTCCGGGCGTGGTGCACCCGAGCACCAACCGGTCCACCAACTCCGGACGGTCCACGGCGAGCCACTGCGCGATGCGTCCGCCCATCGACGTGCCGTAGACGTGG
This window of the Saccharopolyspora gloriosae genome carries:
- a CDS encoding CaiB/BaiF CoA transferase family protein, which produces MTSLTGLRVIDAATLFAGPSAAMLLADFGADVIKIEHPTRGDPARGHGASADGVGLWWKTLARNKRTAAVNLSTTEGQLIIRELCADADVLIENFRPGTLERWGLSPADLQAINPRLVVARMTGFGQHGPMSRQPGFGTLAEAMSGFAASTGEPDGPPVLPPLAMADGIAGLAMSYAIMVALRARDETGRGQVIDMAIIEPIVSILGPQMTAYKMLGTIPPRTGNRSSSNAPRNTYRTRDGRWVAVSTSAQAIAERVMHLVGRPDLAEQPWFQHGRGRVEHVEELDSAVATWIAERDADEVIDSFEQAQAAIALVYDVSDIAQDPQYEALQTFVELDDDELGATTVQNVLFRLSDTPGEVRWLGPPLGRHTDDVLAELSYSAKRIAELRESGVVA
- a CDS encoding FCD domain-containing protein, whose product is MNRPPMSKADYVYDVLLGELRNASIPGGTPLKANSIAERLGVSITPVREALRRLEKDRLISYESHHGATVIDLSDDALREFYDVRAVVEGLGAKLAAERITAEQLDELRRVHRSMLDDAARERHDLLGEQSRRFHLLITDIGGPAFLGRQARAIRNSYPVPAGASLWLEPVRAQGHLDAHQQIIDAFADRDGYTAERIMIEHVRFSGRYRADRDVG
- a CDS encoding protein-tyrosine phosphatase family protein, with amino-acid sequence MTNTWPSAGAGVLPLPSGKLVRGRGLRNPLPAGPMPDFALHLLGRRPEPAEWESRWVRWPDFRLPLDRWDFADALRDLLERASAERVEVACGGGVGRTGTALACLAVLDGVPRADAVGYVRRHYSPRAVETPWQRRFVRRWSAS
- a CDS encoding alpha/beta fold hydrolase — its product is MSEFTTTDGARLGYRVEGNQDGPALLLLQGQANSQRWWDGVRSDFEDRFRTITFDYRGTGATSAPEADWTTRSFAADAAAVLHEAGHSHAHVYGTSMGGRIAQWLAVDRPELVDRLVLGCTTPGGAHAVERDQQVRRSLMNPDPAQRRRALFELMYTDAWTGTPEQSTVLGDPSMTPGATRLHLRVSARHDAWDHLSEIQSRTLILHGHADRFAPVVNADLLEERIPHATKHVLPGARHAYFDEFRDIASPLVVDFLTDSR